The Mesomycoplasma ovipneumoniae genome includes a region encoding these proteins:
- a CDS encoding ATP synthase subunit epsilon: protein MKTINLKIFSQKGIILESQPVSVTAKTQLGYRVAQYGITPFCGIISPSVLYVLNEKEELKFRITDGVIYASKSEVLIFTQGELHPA, encoded by the coding sequence GTGAAAACAATTAATCTTAAAATCTTTAGTCAAAAAGGAATCATTTTAGAATCCCAACCAGTTTCGGTTACTGCAAAAACACAACTAGGATACCGTGTTGCCCAATACGGAATCACGCCTTTTTGCGGAATAATTTCACCATCGGTTTTGTATGTTTTAAACGAAAAAGAAGAACTCAAATTTAGAATTACCGACGGTGTTATATATGCTTCTAAATCTGAGGTTTTAATTTTTAC
- the atpD gene encoding F0F1 ATP synthase subunit beta, translating into MKKQINIGHIVQIFGPVIDVQFPNEHMPAILSALEVEVDNQKIVFEVAQHLGEGIVRAIAMSMTYNLSKGLEVKDTGSQISVPVGNQVLSRMFNVLGNPIDSGPALDSVEKKPIHSAAPTYLEQKAVSEILVTGIKVIDLLIPFVKGGKIGLFGGAGVGKTVLVQELINNIATKHGGLSVFAGVGERSREGNDLYFEMKASGVLDKTALVFGQMNEPPGARMRVALSALTMAEHFRDQDNQDVLLFIDNIFRFTQAGSEVSTLLGRIPSTVGYQPTLSTEMGQLQERITSTIRGSITSVQAVYVPADDITDPAPATTFSHLDAKTVLDRGIAALGIYPAVDPLASSSRALDPSVVGKQHYEVAKKVVQILQRFKELQDIIAILGVDELSESDKQVVARARRIRNFLSQPFFVAQKFSGIEGQFIKIEDTVNNFSELLSGKFDNVPEEAFLYVGTINQALEKAKKMGWSENN; encoded by the coding sequence ATGAAAAAACAGATTAATATAGGTCATATAGTTCAAATTTTTGGTCCAGTTATTGATGTTCAATTTCCAAACGAGCATATGCCCGCAATTCTTTCAGCCCTTGAAGTTGAAGTTGACAATCAAAAAATCGTTTTTGAAGTTGCCCAACATTTAGGTGAGGGAATTGTCCGTGCAATTGCAATGTCAATGACTTATAATTTATCAAAAGGTTTAGAAGTAAAAGACACAGGTTCACAAATTTCAGTTCCGGTTGGAAATCAAGTCTTATCACGAATGTTCAATGTTTTAGGAAATCCAATTGATAGTGGTCCGGCTCTTGATTCAGTTGAAAAAAAACCTATCCATTCAGCTGCCCCGACATATTTAGAACAAAAAGCCGTAAGTGAAATTTTAGTTACAGGAATTAAAGTTATTGATTTATTAATTCCGTTTGTAAAAGGTGGAAAAATTGGTCTTTTTGGAGGAGCAGGGGTTGGAAAAACTGTTTTAGTTCAAGAACTTATTAATAATATAGCAACTAAACACGGTGGACTTTCAGTTTTTGCTGGAGTTGGCGAGCGTTCTCGTGAAGGAAATGACCTTTATTTTGAAATGAAAGCTAGTGGGGTTTTAGACAAAACTGCCTTAGTTTTTGGGCAAATGAACGAGCCACCTGGTGCCCGAATGAGAGTTGCTCTTTCTGCTTTGACAATGGCCGAACATTTTCGCGACCAAGACAATCAGGACGTTCTACTTTTTATTGACAACATTTTTCGATTTACCCAAGCTGGTTCAGAAGTTTCAACACTTTTAGGTAGAATTCCATCAACAGTTGGCTACCAACCGACACTTTCAACTGAAATGGGTCAACTTCAAGAGCGAATTACATCGACAATTAGGGGATCAATAACTTCAGTTCAGGCCGTTTATGTTCCTGCCGATGACATCACAGACCCCGCTCCTGCAACTACATTTTCGCACCTTGATGCAAAAACAGTTTTAGATCGTGGAATAGCTGCTCTTGGAATTTATCCAGCAGTTGATCCTTTGGCGTCATCTTCAAGAGCTTTAGATCCTAGTGTTGTTGGAAAACAGCATTATGAAGTAGCTAAAAAAGTAGTCCAAATTTTGCAAAGATTCAAGGAATTACAGGATATTATCGCAATTTTGGGAGTTGACGAGCTTAGTGAGTCAGACAAACAAGTTGTTGCAAGAGCACGCCGAATTCGAAACTTTTTATCTCAGCCGTTTTTTGTGGCGCAAAAATTTTCAGGAATTGAAGGCCAGTTCATTAAAATCGAAGACACTGTTAATAATTTTAGCGAACTTTTATCTGGCAAATTTGATAATGTCCCTGAAGAAGCATTTTTATACGTTGGGACAATTAATCAAGCTCTAGAAAAGGCAAAAAAGATGGGATGAAGTGAAAACAATTAA
- the atpG gene encoding ATP synthase F1 subunit gamma, with translation MPKLNRIRARFIQIQNIKKITGVMEMIANSKIPKIKRQFKSSQEYFENLDHIMQNILANLCKTPEELVASNSEKNLYIVFGSNLGFCGALNNQILKKITPDLTKNDEIIIFGKKIFNYISLRYPKNIIKYFSGVEETNFSEPIIQVTNLINKAISEKKYKKIFVCYNKFINIIQSKPNIINLFDFAKNKTKQEGYGIEFEPSAVEVLEKLIPFYIKSLLEKIFIESKLVETSARRTSMESATDNAQDILQKLELEINSSRQSMITQEIIEIISGKM, from the coding sequence ATGCCTAAATTAAATAGAATTCGCGCAAGATTTATCCAAATTCAAAATATAAAAAAAATTACTGGCGTTATGGAAATGATAGCTAATTCAAAAATTCCCAAAATTAAACGTCAATTTAAGTCATCTCAAGAATATTTTGAAAATTTAGACCATATTATGCAAAATATTTTGGCAAATTTATGCAAAACACCTGAGGAGCTAGTAGCATCAAATTCTGAAAAAAATCTCTACATTGTTTTTGGTTCAAATTTAGGTTTTTGCGGTGCGCTTAATAATCAAATTTTAAAAAAAATTACTCCTGATTTAACAAAAAATGATGAAATCATTATTTTTGGCAAGAAAATTTTTAACTACATATCACTAAGATATCCTAAAAATATTATCAAATATTTTTCTGGAGTTGAAGAGACGAATTTTTCTGAACCAATTATTCAAGTGACAAACTTAATAAATAAGGCAATTTCTGAAAAAAAATATAAAAAAATTTTCGTTTGTTATAATAAATTTATAAATATAATTCAATCAAAGCCAAATATTATTAACTTATTTGATTTTGCAAAAAATAAAACAAAACAAGAGGGCTACGGGATTGAATTTGAACCCAGTGCAGTTGAAGTACTCGAAAAATTAATTCCTTTTTATATTAAGTCCCTTTTGGAAAAAATATTTATTGAATCTAAATTAGTCGAGACATCCGCTCGTCGAACTTCAATGGAAAGCGCAACAGATAATGCCCAAGATATTCTTCAAAAATTAGAACTTGAAATAAACTCAAGCCGCCAGTCGATGATAACACAAGAAATTATCGAAATTATCAGCGGAAAAATGTAG